The following DNA comes from Fusobacterium sp. FSA-380-WT-3A.
ATTTATATAAATTCATTCTTTCGAATATAAGTATAAACTATTTTATGGAGAGTGTCAACCTTTTTTTAAAAAAAAGATTTTTTATTCTTTAATTTGCTGTTTTTTATATTTTTTAAATAAAAATGTTGTTTATTTTTTTGCTTTGTGATAAAATTGGTTAAAAATATATTTTTTATTAAGGAGGAATTGCGTTATGGAACAAAATTTTCAAGAAATAGCTAAAGAATTAATGAAAGGAGCATATGATTTACATACTCATACTGAACCTTCAGCTTTTAACAGAGCTCTTGATGATTTTGAACTTATTTTAGAAGCTGAAAAATATGGAATGGCAGGTGTGATGATAAAAAGTCATTATGAACCAACACAATCAAGAGCCAATCTTGTTAATAAAAAATTAAATTCTTCTACTA
Coding sequences within:
- a CDS encoding DUF6282 family protein, with product MEQNFQEIAKELMKGAYDLHTHTEPSAFNRALDDFELILEAEKYGMAGVMIKSHYEPTQSRANLVNKKLNSSTRAFGGTVLNWPNGGLNPYAVENSLKNGAIIVWMPTRDSKNCLRYGDMPGDFFKR